DNA sequence from the Leptospirillum ferrooxidans C2-3 genome:
AGCTGCCCGGGGAAGGTCGTTTGAGGCGATGGCATAGGTCGCGCGAATCATTTCAGACATTGGTCTTTTCTCCTGTCGATTGGGAATACCTGATGAACTTTCCCGCCACTAAGCTGACGCTGTAGTGGGGATTTCCGCTCTCACGAACGGACGTTCCTCTTTCGCCGAGGATGCGCAAAGGCGCATGGACCTTTGCGTCTGATCGTCCTCTCCGGAGGCTTTGACTTCGGACGGTTCCTGTCCTGGGTGTTTCTGTTTCCCGATCCCGCACCGCCGAACCTCTTTCTTCTGGATCTTCCCTTCCAGAAGAAGCCGGATCCCCCTTCGGGCGATGACTCGACTGGCGTTGTGATCGGCATTGTCTTTTAGTCCGCAGCGCTGGCAGACGAACTCGGCCCGGGAAGGCCGGTTTTCCGGTCCGATGAACCGGGCGTACTCCTGATCGATGGGAACGGGCGTTCCCGAAAGAGAGACCGCTTTTTGGGCGAAGGCCCGGTCATACCGGTCTTCCGATACCTTGGCGTTATAGATGAACCGCTGGTGTCCGATCCATTGGAGCAGGATCTGTTCCTGGGCGGGAGTGGGATAGGCGCGAAGGCGCTTGCTGGTCTGCATGGGAGCATGATAACTTTGCTTACATGGAAACTCAACCAAACAAGTCAAGATCCAATGCCGTCTATTCTCTCAAGCTGCACATTGTCTTTGTGACAAAGTATCGGCGCAAGACGCTCGCTCCGGATCTTCTGGAATATTTGCAGGGCGCCTTCGGCGAGATTCTGGCGGAATGGCGATGCACCTTGCTGGAATTCGGAGGGGAAGCGGATCATGTGCATCTTCTGGCGGAGATCCACCCGGCACTCAACATCTCCACCCTGATCAACAATCTGAAAACGGCCTCTTCCAGGCGTGTTCGCAACCGATTTTCGGAGCATCTCAAGCCGTTCTACCGGGAACCGTATTTCTGGCATCGGGCCTACTATGTGGGGAGTGTGGGCGGAGCGACACTGGAAACGGTCCGTCGCTATGTGGAAGCTCAAGGAACAACTGAAAAAGCGGGAAGAAGAAAAACAAAATCGCCCGCTTGACCCCCTCTTGGCCTGTGGCCTAAGAAGAATAATGCGCGGGGAAGTGACCAACGTTAATGAAAAACGATGGTCCGGTTGTCATGGACCAAAACCCGATCCTCGACATGATAGCGGAGCCCCCTGGCCAGAACCAGCTTTTCAATGTCACGGCCAAGTCGGGCCATCTCTTCCGGAGAATCGCCATGATCGATCCGGATAACGTCCTGCTCGATGATGGGACCGGCATCAAGCTCTGCCGTCACATAATGGCAGGTGGCCCCTATCAGTTTGACGCCGCGCAAAAAAGCCTGACGATAGGGGCTCGCCCCGGCAAATGAGGGGAGGAAGCTGTGATGGATATTCAGGATGCGACCTGAAAACCGGGTGCAGATGGATTCTGGGAGGATCCTCATATATCGCGCAAGGACCATGACATCTCCCTTGTACTCTAAAAAGAGACGTGCAATTTCAGAGAAGTGGTCCTGTGGGG
Encoded proteins:
- the tnpA gene encoding IS200/IS605 family transposase, which gives rise to METQPNKSRSNAVYSLKLHIVFVTKYRRKTLAPDLLEYLQGAFGEILAEWRCTLLEFGGEADHVHLLAEIHPALNISTLINNLKTASSRRVRNRFSEHLKPFYREPYFWHRAYYVGSVGGATLETVRRYVEAQGTTEKAGRRKTKSPA
- a CDS encoding helix-turn-helix domain-containing protein, which translates into the protein MQTSKRLRAYPTPAQEQILLQWIGHQRFIYNAKVSEDRYDRAFAQKAVSLSGTPVPIDQEYARFIGPENRPSRAEFVCQRCGLKDNADHNASRVIARRGIRLLLEGKIQKKEVRRCGIGKQKHPGQEPSEVKASGEDDQTQRSMRLCASSAKEERPFVRAEIPTTASA